Genomic segment of Chrysiogenes arsenatis DSM 11915:
CTGGCTCTTTCAATTGCCAGTAGAAACCATTGAATCCCGTTTTGGGGCTATCCCAAGTACGTTGCCGACTCCTTCGCTCCCAGTATGGAGTTTCGAAAAAATTCGTGCCGTCTTTCCCGATGCTTTAACCATCGCACTGCTCGCAGCTATTGAATCGCTCCTCAGCGCAGTGGTGGCAGACGGTATGACAGGGCATCGTCACAAATCGAATACCGAGCTTATCGCGCAAGGGATCGCTAACATCGCGTCCGCACTTTTCAAAGGGATTCCTGCCACAGGAGCCATCGCGCGAACAGCAACGAACATTAAGTCGGGTGCACGTACACCGGTGGCGGGGATGCTGCACGCCTTTTTTCTCCTCCTGATCATGCTCTTTTTGGCACCTTTGATAGTAAAAATTCCGCTGGCCGCATTGGCCGCTATCTTGGTTGTTGTGGCGTGGAATATGAGTGAAATTGAGAGTATCAAGCATTTGATGAAAGCTCCACGCAGCGACGTGCTGGTGCTCGTTACGACCTTTGCTTTAACCGTCCTCATCGACCTAACGGTTGCCGTGCAAGTAGGGGTTTTGTTGGCTTCGCTCCTCTTTATTAAACGAATTAGCGAGGTTTCGCACATCAGCCGCCTCGAGCTGCAAAGTTATGATAACGAACAGGAAAATGACGCCGATCCTGATGACATCCGGCATAAATCAATTCCCGATGGGGTTGAAGTCTACGAAATCAACGGGCCGTTTTTCTTTGGTGTTGCTGATCGTTTGGGGCGGACATTGGACATTCTGCAGAAACCAACTCCGGTGTTTATCGTGAGGATGCGACATGTGCCAGTTATCGACGCCACCGGCATGCATGCGCTCGAAGAGTTTTACGAACGGTGTCGACGCCAAGGGACGCAAGTCGTGCTTTCGGGCGTACGCCCTCAGCTGAAAAAGAAACTTGAGCGCTTCGGCTTTATCGCACAGATTGGCAACGAGAATGTGTTAGATCATATTGATCGGGCGCTAGAGCGCGCACATGAACTACTACGCGCCTAAGAGATACGTATACGCTTACGAATACAGGCAACCAAAAGAAGGTCACTGCAAAACACTTTACATAAAAAAGGAAAAAACTAGCA
This window contains:
- a CDS encoding SulP family inorganic anion transporter, producing MSLLKSFLTIESPKSLQCWREGYTREAFFADLSAGITVAIVALPLAMAFAIASGAAPEQGLYTAIIAGFLISALGGSRHQIGGPTGAFVVIIYAVIMRHGYDGLLLATFMAGIMLVLMGLFRLGTVIKFIPYPVTTGFTAGIALIIFVSQIKDVFGMQIETLPADFIGKLTTYSQSLHTISLEATVLAIVGILLILACRRYTPKIPGPIVVVILGAVAVWLFQLPVETIESRFGAIPSTLPTPSLPVWSFEKIRAVFPDALTIALLAAIESLLSAVVADGMTGHRHKSNTELIAQGIANIASALFKGIPATGAIARTATNIKSGARTPVAGMLHAFFLLLIMLFLAPLIVKIPLAALAAILVVVAWNMSEIESIKHLMKAPRSDVLVLVTTFALTVLIDLTVAVQVGVLLASLLFIKRISEVSHISRLELQSYDNEQENDADPDDIRHKSIPDGVEVYEINGPFFFGVADRLGRTLDILQKPTPVFIVRMRHVPVIDATGMHALEEFYERCRRQGTQVVLSGVRPQLKKKLERFGFIAQIGNENVLDHIDRALERAHELLRA